The Clostridia bacterium sequence TTATTCCAGGAGGCGATACAGGAGGGTACTCTGCTGACATAGCAGTAGAAATATTTAAAGAATATTTGAAGATAGATGATAATGAGACGAATGAGTTAATTTATAATGGCCTAAACAGATAATCATAAATTTTTCAAAAAATGAAGGATTTAGCTATTTGTTAGAGAATATAGTAATTTATATAGTTAAAATTATGGGGGTTTATAGCTGATTATGTCAAAAGACGCTGTCATTTTTAAAGGAACTAAACATGGCATTTTAGTTAAGATGAGCAAAATGTATACATTTGATGTGATAAAATATGAATTAACAGAAAAATTAAGAGCATCAGGGGATTTTTTTGATGGTGCCAATGTTGTTCTAGGCCTAGATGGAAGAGATTTAAATGATAATGAGATTAAAGAGGTTGAAGATATAATAAATAAAAATACCGGCGTTGCAAATTTAAAGATATTAAAACAGCATGATATCGAAAGGATGGGGGATCAGGAGGGAGAAAACTCCATTGCACCAGTCAGGGACAGGAAAGACGTTTTTGAAGAAGGAAAAGTGAAGATAATTAGAGGAACTATAAGAAACGGACAGAGAATAAGTTTTGATGGTAATATTGTAGTAATAGGCGATGTAAATCCTGGAGGCGAAATAATTGCTAGTGGCAATATAATGATAATGGGCCTCTTTAGGGGAATTGCCCATGCAGGGGTTGATGGGAATAGGGATTGTTTTGTTGCTGCATATTATTTACAGCCTACTCAGCTCAGGATTTCAAATGTGATAGCTCGATGTCCGGATAATAGTAATTTATCTGTAAAACCTGATTGTCCTGAAATTGCATATATCAATGAAGATGGTGCACTAGTAATTGAATCATATCAAAGCTGGAAAATTTGTACACATCCGAGCAAAGCATAGGAGGAATAGTATATGGGTGAGGTAATTGTGATAACTTCCGGAAAAGGTGGAGTAGGTAAGACTACAACAACTGCTAATATTGGCGCAGGATTAGCGCTTTTAGGTAAAAGTGTTGTGCTGGTAGATGCGGATATTGGGCTTAGAAATCTAGATGTAGTGATGGGACTTGAGAACAGGATAGTTTATGATCTTGTAGATGTAGTAGAGGGTGTTTGTAGGCTAAAACAAGCGTTGATAAAAGACAAAAGATTCGAAAGTCTTTTTCTGCTAGCTGCAGCACAGACTAGGGATAAAACAGCTATTAGCCCTGAACAGATGAAAAAACTATGTGACGAATTAAAGGAGAGGTTTGACTATATTATTGTTGATTGTCCTGCAGGCATAGAACAAGGGTTTAAAAATGCCATAGCTGGGGCAGATAATGCTGTAGTTGTAACGGTTCCAGAGGTATCTTCTGTGAGGGATGCAGACAGGATAATAGGATTATTGTCTGCAAATGAGATATTTAACCCTAAATTGATAATAAACAGATTAAAAGTCGATATGGTAAAACGAGGAGACATGATGAATATAGATGATACTATTGATATTTTAGGTATTGATCTTTTGGGCGTTATTCCTGATGATGAAAAGATTGTTATTTCCACAAACCGGGGAGAACCAGTGATTATTGATGATAAATCGATGGCATCAGAGGCTTATAGGAATATTTCTAAAAGAATAGTGGGAGAAGAAGTTCCTATAATGAATATGGAAGTAGAAGAAGGATTTTTATCAAAATTGAAAAAGATTTTCGGCATTAGGGCATAAGCAGTACTTTACTAATATTAAGGGGGAAAATGGTTTGCTGGACTTATTTAAATTCTTTTCGAAAGAACAGTCAACTAGTAAGGATATAGCAAAAGAAAGATTAAAAATGGTACTGGTGAATGACAGATCTAACGTTTCTCCGAAATTTCTCGAAATGCTTAAAGGGGATATTGTAGATGTGATATCTAACTATATGGAAGTAGAGGAGAAAGACATGAATGTTAAGTTCACAAGGACAATAAGGGAAGATGATACACCAGTACAGACATTGGTAGCTAATATTCCCATAAAAAAAGTAAAAAATATAGGCAAGAATACATATTGAAAAATTCGTACATTTTCTTCAATATAATCAGTATTTTAGCTAAACAAAGCCATGAGGAGGGATATCATTGGTTAAGGTTTTTTTAGGGAAAAAAGGTATAGGCAAAACCAAAAAACTTATAGAGATGGCCAATACATCTGTTGATAAGTGTGATGGAGGTATTATTTACTTAGATGATGATAGTCGTCATATTTATGACTTGAATTATAATGTAAGGTTTATTAATACCAAAGAGTTTGACATTAATGATTCTAAAGAGTTTTATGGTTTTATTTGTGGTATAATATCTGCTAATTATGACGTAAGAAAGATATTCATAGATGGGCTAATAAATATCGTAAGCGAAGACTTAAAGGATTTAAAAGGATTTTTTGATGGTTTGAAAAAGCTATCAAAAAAATTCACAGTGGACTTCATAATCGTAATAAATGCTGATCCGGAAGAAGTGCCGGATTTTTTAAATGTTTAAAGGCTAAATAAAAAAACTGGTATGAAAAGGAGGTCTATGGGAATTCACTTACCTTTTATACCAGTTTTTATTCCATGTCTATAGAATATAATTTAATAAATGCACATATGGGCAAAAATCCTGTGGAAATCACAATAAAAATTTAGTCGATAAGAAGGATTAAGTATGCAAGATAGATATAATATTTATTCAAAGTATCTTAAAAAAAGGTACGGAGAAAAAGTTTATAAAATACCGATAAATATTCCCGTTTCATGTCCTAATAGAGATGGATGCATAGGGTATGGAGGGTGTATTTTTTGTGGCGACCAAGGAGCGGGTTTTGAAAGCTTATCAAACAGTATTCCTGTCAGCCAACAATTAATGACCAATATAGAATATATTGGAAGAAGATATAGTGCTAACAAGTTCATAGCATATTTTCAGAATTATACAAATACATATATGGAGCCCCAGAGGTTTGCCTCCTATATTGAAGAGGTCTGTATAAGCGATGTGGTAGCTATCTATATTTCAACAAGACCAGATAGTATAAATGAACAATATTTTAATATGTTTAAAGATATAAATAAGAAATATAATAAGGATATAGTTTTGGAGTTAGGACTGCAGACAGCTAATTATCATACACTAAGAAAGGTAAATAGAGGGCATACACTTGCAGAATTTATTGATACAGTCATAAATGCTAAAAAATATGGTGTCCAAGTATGTGCCCATCTTATTCTGAATTTACCCTGGGATGATATGGATGATGTTATTGAGAGTGCAAAGCTGGTTTCTGCAATGAGGGTTGACCAAGTAAAACTTCATTCTTTATATATTTTAAAAAACACCGTTATAGGGAACATGTATTTGAACGGTGATATAAATATAAGCAGTATGGATGATTATATAAACAGGGTTGTAACTTTTCTGGAATATTTGGCCCCTGATATAGTAGTTCAAAGGCTTATAGGAAGAGCCCCCGAACAAGAAACTTTGTTTGCAAACTGGAATACAAGTTGGTGGAAAATCAAAGATTTGATAATTGAAAAGATGTTACAAAAAGATACTTATCAAGGCAAAA is a genomic window containing:
- the minC gene encoding septum site-determining protein MinC, encoding MSKDAVIFKGTKHGILVKMSKMYTFDVIKYELTEKLRASGDFFDGANVVLGLDGRDLNDNEIKEVEDIINKNTGVANLKILKQHDIERMGDQEGENSIAPVRDRKDVFEEGKVKIIRGTIRNGQRISFDGNIVVIGDVNPGGEIIASGNIMIMGLFRGIAHAGVDGNRDCFVAAYYLQPTQLRISNVIARCPDNSNLSVKPDCPEIAYINEDGALVIESYQSWKICTHPSKA
- a CDS encoding TIGR01212 family radical SAM protein (This family includes YhcC from E. coli K-12, an uncharacterized radical SAM protein.), with amino-acid sequence MQDRYNIYSKYLKKRYGEKVYKIPINIPVSCPNRDGCIGYGGCIFCGDQGAGFESLSNSIPVSQQLMTNIEYIGRRYSANKFIAYFQNYTNTYMEPQRFASYIEEVCISDVVAIYISTRPDSINEQYFNMFKDINKKYNKDIVLELGLQTANYHTLRKVNRGHTLAEFIDTVINAKKYGVQVCAHLILNLPWDDMDDVIESAKLVSAMRVDQVKLHSLYILKNTVIGNMYLNGDINISSMDDYINRVVTFLEYLAPDIVVQRLIGRAPEQETLFANWNTSWWKIKDLIIEKMLQKDTYQGKKFNYLGGKVLDLKLKK
- the minE gene encoding cell division topological specificity factor MinE; the protein is MDLFKFFSKEQSTSKDIAKERLKMVLVNDRSNVSPKFLEMLKGDIVDVISNYMEVEEKDMNVKFTRTIREDDTPVQTLVANIPIKKVKNIGKNTY
- the minD gene encoding septum site-determining protein MinD, with product MGEVIVITSGKGGVGKTTTTANIGAGLALLGKSVVLVDADIGLRNLDVVMGLENRIVYDLVDVVEGVCRLKQALIKDKRFESLFLLAAAQTRDKTAISPEQMKKLCDELKERFDYIIVDCPAGIEQGFKNAIAGADNAVVVTVPEVSSVRDADRIIGLLSANEIFNPKLIINRLKVDMVKRGDMMNIDDTIDILGIDLLGVIPDDEKIVISTNRGEPVIIDDKSMASEAYRNISKRIVGEEVPIMNMEVEEGFLSKLKKIFGIRA